A window from Scyliorhinus canicula unplaced genomic scaffold, sScyCan1.1, whole genome shotgun sequence encodes these proteins:
- the LOC119960370 gene encoding gastrula zinc finger protein XlCGF8.2DB-like — protein sequence GKSFKFTNDLLRHQQIHTGERLFTCSDCGKGFTCSSHLVMHQRVHTGEKPFTCSKCGKGFSISSNLLTHQCTHTVDKPFICSKCGKGFVCIAYLLSHQRIHTGERPFTCSDCGKGFTRSFHLLAHQQVHTGEKPFSCSDCGKGFTRSFHLLSHQRVHTGEKPFTCSKCGKGFTQSSHLLSHQQVHTGDKPFICSDCGNGFTCRSNLLTHQQIHTGERPFTCSKCGKRFTRSFHLLAHQRSRSKGRPQGLDSAVIAAVNHIPD from the coding sequence gggaagagcTTTAAATTCACAAAtgatctgctgagacaccagcagattcacactggggagaggctgttcacctgctctgactgtgggaagggattcacttgctCATCCCACCTGGTgatgcaccagcgagttcacactggggagaaaccgttcacctgctcaaagtgtgggaagggattcagtatctcatccaacctgctgacacaccagtgcaCTCACACTGTGGATaaacccttcatttgctccaaatgtgggaagggatttgtttGTATAGCCTACTTACTGAGtcaccagcggattcacactggggagaggccgttcacctgctctgactgtgggaagggattcactcgctcattccacctgctggctcaccagcaggttcacacaggggagaaaccattctcctgctctgactgtgggaagggattcactcgctcATTTCACCTGCTGtctcaccagcgggttcacacaggggagaaaccatttacctgctccaagtgtgggaagggattcactcagtcatcccacctgctgtcacaccagcaagttcacactggggataaACCATTTATCTGCTCTGACTGTGGAAATGGATTCACTTGTAGATCTAATTTACTGACACACCAGcagattcacactggggagaggccgttcacctgctccaagtgtgggaagagattcactcgctcattccacctgctggctcaccaacgCAGCCGCAGCAAGGGGAGaccgcaggggttggattctgcagttattgctgctgttaatcacatcccggACTGA